Proteins from one Zavarzinia compransoris genomic window:
- the pseB gene encoding UDP-N-acetylglucosamine 4,6-dehydratase (inverting), translating to MIPNSTILVTGGTGSFGNTFVPMTLARYNPKKVIIYSRDEMKQWEMAKRYEGDGRVRFFIGDVRDRDRLYRALDGVDYVVHAAATKIVPTAEYNPFECVKTNVHGAMNLIDACIDKGVKRVVALSTDKASSPVNLYGATKLVSDKLFVAGNSYSGASNTRFAVVRYGNVMGSRGSVIPFFLSIRDKGVLPVTDERMTRFMISLEEGVQLVWHAFTDMEGGEIYVRKIPSMKVTDIASAVAPEARQEVVGLRPGEKLHEQMISAEDAHYTYEYPDHFKILPATHSWTQRAAAIHGGVKVPEGFVYSSDNNKDWMTPEQLAAWIEANRAKIGTI from the coding sequence ATGATTCCGAACAGCACCATCCTCGTCACCGGCGGCACCGGTTCCTTCGGCAATACGTTCGTGCCGATGACGCTGGCGCGCTACAACCCGAAGAAGGTCATCATCTATTCCCGGGACGAGATGAAGCAATGGGAGATGGCCAAGCGCTATGAGGGTGACGGCCGGGTGCGTTTCTTCATCGGCGACGTCCGCGACCGCGATCGCCTGTACCGGGCGCTGGACGGGGTCGATTATGTCGTTCACGCCGCCGCGACCAAGATCGTGCCGACCGCCGAATACAATCCCTTCGAATGCGTGAAGACCAATGTCCACGGCGCCATGAACCTGATCGATGCCTGCATCGACAAGGGCGTGAAGCGGGTGGTGGCGCTGTCGACCGACAAGGCCAGCAGCCCGGTCAATCTCTACGGCGCGACCAAGCTGGTGTCCGACAAGCTGTTCGTGGCCGGCAATTCCTATTCGGGCGCCAGCAACACCCGCTTTGCCGTGGTGCGCTATGGCAATGTCATGGGCTCGCGCGGGTCGGTCATTCCCTTCTTCCTGTCGATCCGGGACAAGGGCGTGCTGCCGGTGACCGACGAGCGCATGACCCGCTTCATGATCAGCCTCGAAGAAGGGGTGCAACTGGTCTGGCACGCCTTCACCGACATGGAGGGGGGCGAGATCTATGTTCGCAAGATCCCCTCGATGAAGGTCACGGATATCGCCAGCGCCGTGGCCCCCGAGGCCCGGCAGGAAGTCGTGGGCCTGCGCCCCGGCGAGAAGCTGCACGAACAGATGATCAGCGCCGAGGATGCCCATTACACCTACGAATACCCGGACCACTTCAAGATCCTGCCGGCGACCCACAGCTGGACCCAGCGCGCGGCCGCGATCCACGGCGGCGTGAAAGTGCCCGAGGGCTTCGTCTATTCGAGCGACAACAACAAGGATTGGATGACGCCCGAGCAACTGGCCGCCTGGATCGAGGCGAACCGGGCCAAGATCGGAACCATCTGA
- a CDS encoding YdbL family protein — MWEARQFSDRVSRRGLLCLASAALVVAAAPAFAQAKPLDAPRAAGQAGERYDGYAVARPGAPSDVQALIERVNAERRALYTQRAKEQGVPADAIGKIYAAEIAKSVPKGTWLLGEDGQWTQK, encoded by the coding sequence ATGTGGGAAGCAAGGCAATTTTCTGATCGGGTCAGCCGCCGGGGCCTGCTGTGCCTCGCCTCCGCTGCCCTGGTGGTGGCCGCCGCCCCCGCCTTCGCCCAGGCAAAGCCCCTGGATGCGCCGCGCGCCGCCGGCCAGGCGGGGGAACGCTACGACGGTTACGCGGTGGCCCGCCCCGGGGCGCCGTCGGACGTCCAGGCGCTGATCGAGCGGGTGAATGCGGAACGCCGCGCGCTCTATACCCAGCGGGCCAAGGAACAGGGCGTGCCGGCCGATGCCATCGGCAAGATCTATGCCGCCGAAATCGCCAAGTCCGTGCCCAAGGGAACCTGGCTGCTGGGCGAGGATGGCCAGTGGACGCAGAAATAG
- the pseF gene encoding pseudaminic acid cytidylyltransferase, which produces MRLAVIPARGGSKRIPRKNIKPFAGKPMIAWTIGALQAAGCFDEIAVSTDDDEIAAVARDCGASVPFRRPAALADDHAGTIPVIGHAVEWYRAAGRAPGLVCCAYATAPFLRPADILRGYELLAAAGDALDYAFSVTSYGFPIQRALRLLGDGTVAMFAPEHFSTRSQDLEEAFHDAGQFYWGRAAAWAEGRVIFSPRARPVVLPRHRVQDIDTPDDWTRAELMFAALQAAGEGAS; this is translated from the coding sequence ATGAGGCTGGCGGTGATCCCGGCCCGGGGCGGCAGCAAGCGCATCCCGCGCAAGAACATCAAGCCCTTCGCCGGCAAGCCCATGATCGCCTGGACCATCGGCGCCTTGCAGGCCGCCGGCTGCTTCGACGAGATCGCGGTCTCGACCGACGACGACGAGATCGCGGCGGTCGCCCGCGACTGCGGCGCCTCGGTGCCGTTCCGCCGGCCCGCCGCCCTGGCCGACGATCATGCCGGCACCATCCCGGTGATCGGCCATGCGGTCGAATGGTACCGGGCCGCCGGGCGGGCGCCCGGCCTTGTCTGCTGCGCCTATGCCACCGCACCGTTCCTGCGCCCGGCGGATATCCTTCGCGGTTACGAATTGCTGGCGGCCGCGGGGGATGCGCTCGATTACGCCTTTTCCGTCACTTCCTACGGCTTTCCGATCCAGCGGGCGCTGCGCCTTCTCGGCGACGGTACCGTGGCGATGTTCGCCCCTGAGCATTTCAGCACCAGATCCCAGGACCTTGAGGAAGCCTTTCACGACGCCGGGCAATTCTACTGGGGCCGGGCCGCGGCCTGGGCCGAGGGGCGGGTGATCTTTTCGCCCCGCGCCCGCCCGGTCGTCCTGCCGCGCCACCGGGTGCAGGATATCGATACGCCGGACGACTGGACCCGCGCCGAACTGATGTTCGCGGCCCTGCAAGCGGCGGGGGAGGGGGCCTCGTGA
- the pseG gene encoding UDP-2,4-diacetamido-2,4,6-trideoxy-beta-L-altropyranose hydrolase yields the protein MKVAFRADAAVEIGTGHVMRCLTLADALARAGAACLFVCRDLPGHLLPAIEARGHAVHLLPAAGDFVPRAGDPPHAAWAATPWERDAAETAAALASFAPDLIVLDHYAFDARWEGVAAAGRRLLVIDDLADRPHRAEILLDQTLGRRARDYDGLLPAATLRLLGPAFALLRPEFAARRAESLARRRAPRLSRLLVAMGGIDKGNATGAVLGRLARTALPADLSIDVVMGGAAPFLDAVRGQAAAMPVPTRVLVDVADMAGLMTAADLAIGAAGGTSWERCCLGLPSLTLVLADNQAGIAHALAGAGAALPLGRAEAPGWPERLAAALADPPLAELAARAADLCDGQGAERLCHVLRAGGALSVRPATAADAPAVHVWRLAEGAARYYRQGQVPSVEGHVAWFGRALADPARLLYMVGYGDLAIAHVRFDRHAVDPASADIGICVDPRWRGGHVGRGALAAALDAAQKAGIRTVIAEIHQDNAASRRAFEAAGFTPLAGDGAFLRYALVLGSVQP from the coding sequence GTGAAGGTCGCCTTCCGTGCCGATGCCGCCGTCGAGATCGGCACCGGCCATGTCATGCGCTGCCTGACCCTGGCCGATGCCCTGGCCCGGGCCGGGGCGGCGTGCCTGTTCGTCTGCCGTGACCTGCCGGGTCACCTGCTGCCGGCGATCGAGGCGCGGGGGCATGCTGTCCATCTGCTGCCGGCGGCCGGCGATTTCGTGCCCCGGGCGGGCGATCCGCCCCATGCCGCCTGGGCCGCGACCCCCTGGGAACGCGATGCGGCCGAGACGGCGGCGGCGCTAGCATCTTTCGCCCCCGACCTGATCGTCCTCGACCATTACGCCTTCGATGCCCGCTGGGAGGGCGTGGCGGCCGCCGGCCGCCGGCTCCTGGTGATCGACGATCTGGCCGACCGGCCGCATCGGGCGGAGATTCTGCTGGACCAGACCCTAGGCCGCCGGGCCCGCGATTACGACGGCCTGCTGCCCGCGGCAACCCTGCGCCTGCTCGGCCCGGCCTTCGCCCTGCTGCGCCCCGAATTCGCCGCCCGGCGGGCGGAAAGCCTGGCCCGGCGCCGTGCCCCCCGCCTGTCCCGCCTGCTGGTCGCCATGGGCGGCATCGACAAGGGCAATGCGACCGGGGCCGTGCTCGGCCGACTGGCCCGGACGGCGTTGCCGGCGGATCTTTCGATCGATGTGGTCATGGGCGGCGCGGCGCCTTTTCTCGACGCGGTCCGTGGGCAGGCTGCCGCCATGCCGGTGCCGACCCGGGTCCTGGTCGACGTGGCCGACATGGCCGGCCTGATGACGGCGGCCGATCTCGCCATCGGCGCTGCCGGCGGCACCAGTTGGGAGCGCTGCTGCCTGGGCCTGCCGAGCCTGACCCTGGTCCTGGCCGACAATCAGGCCGGCATCGCCCATGCCCTGGCAGGGGCGGGGGCGGCCCTCCCGCTCGGCCGGGCGGAGGCGCCGGGCTGGCCCGAGCGGCTGGCGGCGGCCCTGGCGGACCCGCCCCTGGCCGAACTGGCGGCGCGGGCGGCCGATCTCTGCGACGGGCAGGGGGCGGAACGGCTGTGCCACGTCCTCCGGGCCGGCGGCGCCCTGTCGGTGCGGCCGGCGACGGCGGCGGATGCGCCGGCGGTTCATGTCTGGCGGCTGGCGGAGGGGGCGGCACGCTACTACCGCCAGGGTCAGGTGCCGAGCGTCGAGGGCCATGTCGCCTGGTTCGGGCGCGCTCTGGCCGATCCGGCCCGCCTGCTCTATATGGTCGGCTATGGTGATCTGGCCATTGCCCATGTCCGCTTCGACCGCCATGCCGTCGATCCCGCCAGTGCCGATATCGGGATCTGCGTCGATCCGCGCTGGCGGGGCGGCCATGTCGGACGCGGCGCCCTGGCCGCTGCTCTCGATGCCGCGCAAAAGGCGGGGATCCGCACCGTGATCGCCGAGATCCATCAGGACAATGCCGCCTCGCGCCGGGCCTTCGAAGCCGCGGGTTTCACGCCCCTGGCCGGCGACGGCGCCTTTCTCCGCTATGCCCTTGTCCTCGGGAGTGTGCAGCCATGA
- a CDS encoding YnbE family lipoprotein: MAGWLVGAALLLGACTPTVEVVAPREPITINLNIKLDADVRLHIEEKAKEDVGSKAIF, encoded by the coding sequence ATGGCCGGCTGGCTTGTGGGCGCCGCCCTGCTGCTCGGGGCCTGCACCCCGACGGTGGAGGTCGTCGCCCCGCGCGAGCCGATCACCATCAACCTGAACATCAAGCTCGATGCCGATGTTCGTCTGCATATCGAGGAAAAGGCCAAGGAAGATGTGGGAAGCAAGGCAATTTTCTGA
- a CDS encoding intermembrane phospholipid transport protein YdbH family protein gives MSDRAQSRRRIRPWLRAGLGLVLLLAGTALGAWIWRVELAGYVLVRVIEGQGLGPVAVRLEAVEGDRFIARDLSLRGGALRLDRLEMGFTLADLFDRRIETLALQGLRLDLEQGEAGWLAGGKPLFEAPAGEGAGDPLGGLRIGAFIVADTAVTLRRPAGSLTATLDTTLALGGTGIEGAALTATLSGPLAGAPRAVVLTATGMTLALDAGGGIRLGLLGVAATEAGLPWALSGADLTLGLAGDAIDLAVRTAEVRNLQQPALLIPMSVSLNAGLKGSTLNVAAQARGRDLPALALDLGGDYDMAADRATVKLALAPLVFAPKGLQPQALSPAFGGGLSEVSGRLALTGTVTFDKGKLTSALDLALGDGGFVADVVTVSGVSGKIRITRPWPLATAARQRLSATVASGSEKAVLDVTGQVLSPTRLRIDRLAIGAAGGEMVAEGMEADLARSRLAGRFEVRRLDLAEVTRLIGIEGLAGTGSLDGVIPLEVDGGQFAIRSGRLSAAGPGTLYYRPGNLPPQIAGAGAEMDLTLRALSDFRYQSLELGLEKAPDGQGHVQLSMTGANPGVLDNQPFTFNIRIESNFARLADLVLLGLRSAQDLLGRAAGSVKP, from the coding sequence ATGAGCGACCGGGCGCAATCGAGGCGGCGGATCCGGCCCTGGCTGCGGGCCGGCCTGGGCCTTGTCCTGCTGCTGGCCGGCACCGCGCTCGGCGCCTGGATCTGGCGGGTGGAACTGGCCGGCTATGTCCTTGTCCGCGTGATCGAGGGCCAGGGCCTGGGGCCGGTCGCCGTCCGGCTGGAGGCGGTGGAGGGGGATCGCTTCATCGCCCGCGACCTGTCGCTGCGCGGCGGCGCGCTCCGCCTGGACCGGCTGGAGATGGGGTTCACCCTGGCCGACCTGTTCGACCGGCGGATCGAGACCCTGGCGCTCCAGGGCCTGCGCCTCGACCTCGAACAGGGGGAGGCGGGATGGCTTGCCGGCGGCAAGCCCCTGTTCGAAGCCCCGGCCGGGGAGGGGGCGGGCGATCCGCTCGGCGGGCTGCGCATCGGTGCCTTCATAGTGGCGGATACCGCCGTCACGCTGCGTCGGCCGGCCGGGAGCTTGACCGCGACCCTGGATACCACGCTGGCGCTTGGCGGCACGGGCATCGAGGGGGCGGCCCTGACCGCCACCCTGTCGGGCCCGCTGGCCGGGGCGCCGCGCGCCGTCGTCCTGACCGCGACCGGCATGACCTTGGCGCTCGATGCCGGCGGGGGCATCCGTCTCGGCCTTCTGGGCGTGGCGGCGACCGAGGCCGGCCTGCCCTGGGCCCTGTCCGGTGCTGACCTGACCCTCGGCCTTGCCGGGGATGCGATCGACCTTGCGGTCCGCACGGCGGAGGTGCGGAACCTTCAGCAGCCGGCACTCTTGATACCCATGAGTGTTTCGCTGAACGCCGGCTTGAAAGGCAGCACCTTGAACGTCGCGGCACAGGCAAGGGGACGGGACCTGCCCGCCCTGGCCCTCGATCTGGGCGGGGACTACGACATGGCGGCGGACAGGGCGACGGTGAAACTCGCCCTGGCGCCCCTGGTGTTCGCGCCGAAGGGCCTGCAACCCCAGGCGCTCAGCCCGGCCTTCGGCGGCGGCCTGTCCGAGGTGAGCGGCCGCCTTGCGCTTACCGGCACGGTCACCTTCGACAAGGGCAAGCTGACGTCCGCCCTCGATCTCGCCCTCGGCGACGGCGGCTTCGTGGCCGATGTGGTCACGGTCAGCGGTGTCTCGGGCAAGATCCGCATCACCCGGCCCTGGCCGCTGGCGACGGCGGCCCGCCAGCGCCTGAGTGCTACGGTCGCCAGCGGCAGCGAAAAGGCGGTGCTCGATGTGACCGGCCAGGTGTTGAGCCCCACGCGGCTCCGCATCGACCGGCTGGCGATCGGTGCCGCCGGCGGCGAAATGGTGGCCGAGGGGATGGAGGCCGATCTGGCCCGGTCCCGGCTGGCCGGCCGCTTCGAGGTCCGCCGTCTCGACCTTGCCGAGGTTACGCGCCTGATCGGGATCGAGGGGCTGGCCGGCACCGGCAGCCTGGACGGGGTGATTCCGCTGGAGGTGGACGGCGGGCAATTCGCCATCCGCAGCGGGCGCCTCAGCGCTGCCGGCCCCGGCACGCTCTATTACCGGCCGGGCAATCTGCCGCCCCAGATCGCGGGGGCGGGGGCGGAGATGGACCTGACCCTGCGCGCCCTGTCGGATTTCCGCTATCAGAGCCTGGAGCTTGGCCTCGAAAAGGCGCCCGATGGCCAGGGCCATGTGCAATTGTCCATGACCGGCGCCAACCCGGGGGTATTGGACAATCAGCCGTTCACCTTCAACATCAGGATCGAGAGCAATTTTGCTCGGCTTGCCGATCTGGTGCTGCTCGGGCTTCGCTCGGCGCAGGACCTGCTCGGCCGTGCCGCGGGGAGTGTGAAACCTTGA
- the pseI gene encoding pseudaminic acid synthase has protein sequence MSLAIDGRAIGPGQPPYVIAEMSANHNGSLATAFDIIDAAKAAGADAVKIQTYRADTITLDSDGPEFVIKGGLWDGQRLFDLYEKAHLPWDWHAPLFDHARRRGITIFSSPFDATAVDLLEDLGAPAYKIASFEAVDLPLIRYAAGTGKPMIISTGMADADEIAEAIAAARDGGCRDLAILHCVSGYPAPPGDYNLRTIPDMIARFGTVTGLSDHTLDNTTAIAAVALGAAIIEKHFTLDRRGGGPDDSFSLEPADLAALCTAARTCWQALGAVDYGRKSSEIGNVQFRRSLYFVEALKAGEVIPAHAVRSVRPGFGAAPKYLDQVIGRRLTVDVAANTPVDLSKLA, from the coding sequence ATGAGCCTTGCCATCGACGGCCGCGCCATCGGCCCCGGCCAGCCGCCCTATGTGATCGCCGAGATGTCGGCCAATCACAACGGCAGCCTCGCCACCGCCTTCGACATCATCGATGCCGCCAAGGCGGCGGGGGCGGATGCGGTGAAGATCCAGACCTATCGCGCCGATACGATCACCCTCGACAGCGACGGCCCGGAATTCGTCATCAAGGGCGGGCTGTGGGATGGCCAGCGTCTCTTCGATCTTTACGAGAAGGCCCATCTGCCCTGGGATTGGCACGCGCCCCTGTTCGATCATGCCCGGCGGCGCGGCATCACCATCTTTTCCTCGCCCTTCGATGCGACCGCCGTCGATCTTCTGGAAGACCTGGGGGCGCCGGCCTATAAGATCGCCTCCTTCGAGGCGGTGGACCTGCCGCTGATCCGCTATGCCGCCGGCACCGGCAAGCCCATGATCATCTCGACCGGCATGGCCGATGCCGACGAGATCGCCGAGGCGATCGCGGCGGCGCGCGACGGCGGCTGCCGGGACCTGGCCATCCTGCATTGCGTCAGCGGCTATCCGGCGCCCCCGGGCGATTACAATCTGCGCACCATTCCGGACATGATCGCCCGCTTCGGCACCGTCACCGGCCTGTCCGACCACACGCTGGACAATACGACCGCGATCGCCGCGGTGGCGCTGGGGGCCGCGATCATCGAGAAGCATTTCACCCTGGACCGCCGGGGCGGCGGGCCGGACGACAGTTTCTCGCTGGAACCGGCCGACCTCGCGGCCCTGTGCACGGCGGCGCGGACCTGCTGGCAGGCGCTGGGTGCCGTCGATTACGGCCGGAAATCCAGTGAGATCGGCAATGTCCAGTTCCGCCGCTCGCTCTATTTCGTCGAGGCGCTGAAGGCCGGCGAGGTGATCCCGGCCCATGCGGTGCGCAGTGTCCGCCCGGGTTTCGGCGCGGCGCCCAAATACCTCGATCAGGTGATCGGCCGGCGCCTGACGGTCGATGTCGCGGCCAATACGCCGGTCGATCTCTCGAAACTGGCCTGA
- the pseC gene encoding UDP-4-amino-4,6-dideoxy-N-acetyl-beta-L-altrosamine transaminase, with amino-acid sequence MIPYGRQDITAEDVAAVVAALTSDFLTQGPQVPRFERAVADYCGTGYAVAVNSATSALHIACLALGLGPGDRLWTSPVTFVASANCALYCGATVDFVDIDPATFNLCPRALAAKLAAAAQDGCLPKVVVPVHFAGQSCDMAAIRALADQYGFKVIEDASHAIGGRYRGLPVGAGDYSDITVFSFHPVKIVTTAEGGMALTRDPALAARMERLRSHGITRDPALMSHAPDGPWYYQQVELGFNYRLTDLQAALGLSQLARLDGYVARRHALAERYDRLLAGLPVTAPCRHGDAYSAFHLYVVRLAPDLDRRRVFEAMRAAGIGVNVHYIPVHTQPWYRAQGFRDGDFPLAEAYYRSALTLPLYPTLTEDEQDRVVAALAAAVRP; translated from the coding sequence ATGATCCCCTACGGCCGCCAGGACATCACGGCGGAAGACGTGGCGGCGGTGGTCGCCGCCCTGACCAGCGATTTCCTGACCCAGGGGCCCCAGGTGCCCCGCTTCGAGCGGGCGGTGGCGGATTATTGCGGCACCGGTTACGCGGTGGCGGTGAACAGCGCCACCTCCGCCCTGCATATCGCCTGCCTTGCCCTTGGGCTCGGCCCGGGCGACCGGCTGTGGACCAGCCCGGTCACCTTCGTCGCCTCGGCCAATTGCGCGCTTTATTGCGGCGCGACGGTCGATTTCGTCGACATCGATCCCGCCACCTTCAACCTCTGCCCCCGGGCGCTGGCGGCGAAGCTGGCGGCGGCGGCACAGGACGGCTGCCTGCCCAAGGTGGTGGTGCCGGTCCATTTCGCCGGCCAGTCCTGCGACATGGCGGCGATCCGCGCCCTTGCCGACCAATACGGCTTCAAGGTGATCGAGGATGCCTCGCATGCCATCGGCGGGCGCTATCGCGGCCTGCCCGTGGGCGCGGGGGATTACAGCGACATCACGGTCTTCAGCTTCCATCCGGTGAAGATCGTGACCACGGCCGAGGGCGGCATGGCCCTGACCCGCGATCCCGCCCTGGCCGCGCGCATGGAGCGGCTGCGCAGCCACGGCATCACCCGCGATCCGGCCCTGATGAGCCATGCGCCCGATGGACCCTGGTATTACCAGCAGGTCGAATTGGGCTTCAACTACCGCCTGACCGATCTTCAGGCGGCCCTCGGCCTGTCGCAACTGGCGCGGCTGGACGGCTATGTCGCGCGCCGGCATGCGCTGGCCGAGCGCTACGACCGGCTGCTGGCCGGGCTGCCGGTGACCGCGCCCTGCCGCCATGGCGATGCCTATTCGGCCTTTCATCTCTATGTCGTCCGGCTGGCGCCCGACCTCGACCGGCGCCGGGTGTTCGAGGCGATGCGCGCCGCCGGGATCGGCGTCAACGTCCATTACATCCCGGTCCATACCCAGCCCTGGTACCGGGCGCAGGGCTTTCGCGACGGCGATTTCCCGCTGGCCGAAGCCTATTACCGCAGCGCCCTGACCCTGCCGCTCTATCCGACCCTGACCGAGGACGAGCAGGACCGCGTGGTCGCGGCCCTGGCGGCGGCGGTGCGGCCATGA
- a CDS encoding AMP nucleosidase gives MLTPEAAVDRLDALYDDAVRALIQAVDRFLLDRVPPGPEVRRLFRYPLLRVTCRHVGAQTRNRRAFAKFQQPGVYETTVTHPRRFRTYLLEQLRPLAGEYDTVIEVEPGPVEIPYPYVIERIDEIARAGVTSAEMAEHFPKPELTLVGDEVPDGQWQVGADGVRPLALFDGPRIDFSLRRLVHYTGGDWRNVQKWILLTNYHRYVDEFMRWGIARLAEDNQYQRLEIPGGGTITRGMSPAAAEAVIAASPWHRFQMPAYHLAAADGQGVTLINIGVGPSNAKNITDHLAVLRPNCWLMVGHCAGLRQSQQIGDYVLAHAYLRQDRILDALVPVDVPIPALAEVQVALQDAAAIVTGEPEDVLKERLRTGTVVTNDDRNWELRYTQESRRINLSRAVALDMESGTIAANGYRLRVPYGTLLCVSDKPLHSEIKLPGAANAFYERAVAQHLVIGLKALDLLRERQDVLHSRKLRSFDEPPFR, from the coding sequence TTGCTGACACCCGAAGCGGCCGTCGACCGTCTGGACGCGCTTTACGACGATGCCGTCCGCGCTCTGATCCAGGCGGTCGACCGCTTTCTGCTGGACCGCGTGCCCCCGGGGCCCGAGGTGCGCCGCCTGTTCCGCTATCCGCTGCTGCGGGTGACCTGCCGCCATGTCGGGGCGCAGACACGGAACCGCCGCGCCTTCGCCAAGTTCCAGCAGCCCGGGGTCTATGAGACCACGGTCACCCATCCCCGGCGCTTCCGCACCTATCTGCTCGAACAATTGCGCCCGCTGGCCGGGGAATACGACACGGTGATCGAGGTCGAGCCGGGCCCGGTCGAGATTCCCTATCCCTATGTCATCGAGCGGATCGACGAGATCGCCCGCGCCGGCGTCACCTCGGCCGAGATGGCGGAGCATTTCCCGAAGCCCGAACTGACCCTGGTGGGCGACGAGGTGCCGGACGGCCAGTGGCAGGTCGGGGCGGACGGCGTTCGCCCGCTGGCCCTGTTCGACGGGCCGCGCATCGATTTCTCGCTGCGCCGGCTGGTGCATTACACCGGCGGCGACTGGCGGAATGTGCAGAAATGGATCCTGCTCACCAATTATCATCGCTATGTCGATGAATTCATGCGCTGGGGCATCGCCCGGCTGGCCGAGGATAATCAGTACCAGCGCCTGGAAATCCCCGGCGGCGGCACCATCACCCGCGGCATGAGCCCGGCGGCGGCGGAAGCCGTGATCGCCGCCAGCCCCTGGCACCGGTTCCAGATGCCCGCCTATCACCTGGCGGCCGCGGACGGGCAGGGGGTGACGCTGATCAATATCGGCGTCGGCCCCTCGAACGCCAAGAACATCACCGATCACCTGGCCGTGCTCCGGCCCAATTGCTGGCTGATGGTCGGCCATTGCGCCGGCCTGCGCCAGTCGCAGCAGATCGGCGACTATGTCCTGGCCCATGCCTATCTGCGCCAGGACCGCATTCTCGATGCCCTGGTCCCGGTCGACGTGCCGATCCCGGCCCTGGCCGAGGTCCAGGTCGCCTTGCAGGATGCCGCCGCCATTGTGACCGGCGAGCCGGAGGACGTGCTGAAGGAGCGGCTTCGCACCGGCACCGTGGTCACCAACGACGACCGCAATTGGGAATTGCGCTACACCCAGGAAAGCCGGCGCATCAACCTGTCCCGCGCCGTCGCCCTCGACATGGAAAGCGGCACGATCGCGGCCAACGGCTATCGCCTGCGGGTGCCCTATGGCACCTTGCTCTGCGTCTCCGACAAGCCGCTGCACAGCGAGATCAAGCTGCCCGGCGCCGCCAATGCCTTTTACGAGCGCGCGGTCGCCCAGCATCTGGTGATCGGGCTGAAGGCGCTGGACCTGCTGCGCGAACGCCAGGACGTGCTGCATTCGCGGAAGCTCCGCTCGTTCGACGAGCCGCCGTTCCGATGA
- a CDS encoding YaiI/YqxD family protein has product MIAILVDGDACPVKPEVYKVAERYAVPVTVVANAFVAVPRQPLFQFVLVGDGFDAADDWIAERAAPGTIVVTADVPLAARAVKAGAEVIGPNGRPFTEAGIGMALATRNLMADLRAAGEVTQGPRGFSARDRSAFLSALDETVNRLKRKGFGP; this is encoded by the coding sequence ATGATCGCGATCCTGGTCGACGGCGACGCCTGCCCGGTCAAGCCCGAGGTCTATAAGGTCGCCGAGCGTTACGCGGTGCCGGTGACGGTGGTCGCCAATGCCTTCGTCGCCGTGCCGCGCCAGCCTCTGTTCCAGTTCGTCCTGGTCGGCGACGGTTTCGATGCGGCCGACGACTGGATCGCGGAACGGGCGGCGCCCGGCACCATCGTGGTGACGGCCGATGTCCCCCTGGCGGCCCGGGCCGTGAAGGCGGGGGCGGAGGTGATCGGCCCGAACGGCCGGCCCTTCACCGAGGCCGGCATCGGCATGGCGCTCGCCACCCGCAACCTGATGGCGGACCTGCGCGCGGCGGGCGAGGTCACCCAGGGCCCGCGCGGTTTTTCCGCGCGCGACCGCTCGGCCTTCCTCTCGGCCCTGGACGAGACGGTGAACCGCCTGAAACGAAAGGGCTTCGGACCATGA